From one Triticum urartu cultivar G1812 chromosome 3, Tu2.1, whole genome shotgun sequence genomic stretch:
- the LOC125544340 gene encoding brassinosteroid LRR receptor kinase BRI1, translated as MDSLRLAIAAALLFLAALAAAAAADDAQLLDDFRAALPNRDALDGWAARDGACRFPGAVCRGGRLTSLSLAAVALNADFRAVANTLLQLSAVERLSLRGANVSGALAAAAGARCGGKLQELDLSGNAALRGSVADVAALAGSCAGLRTLNLSGGAVGAAKAAGGGGGGQGFAALDTLDLSSNKIAGDADLRWMVGAGLGSVRWLDLAWNKISGGLSDFTNCSGLQYLDLSGNLIAGDVAAGALSGCRSLRALNLSSNHLAGAFPPNIAGLTSLTALNLSNNNFSGDVPADAFTGLQQLQSLSLSFNHFSGSIPDSVAALPDLEVLDLSSNNFSGTIPSTLCQDPNSRLRVLYLQNNYLSGSIPEAVSNCTDLVSLDLSLNYINGSIPESLGELGRLQDLIMWQNLLEGEIPASLSSIPGLEHLILDYNGLTGSIPPELAKCKQLNWISLASNRLSGPIPPWLGKLSNLAILKLSNNSFTGQIPAELGDCKSLVWLDLNSNQLNGSIPPQLAEQSGKMTVGLIIGRPYVYLRNDELSSQCRGKGSLLEFSSIRSEDLGRMPSKKLCNFTRMYMGSTEYTFNKNGSMIFLDLSFNQLDSEIPKELGNMYYLMIMNLGHNLLSGAIPTELAGAKKLAVLDLSYNRLEGPIPSSFSSLSLSEINLSSNQLNGTIPELGSLATFPKSQYENNSGLCGFPLTACQSHTGQGSSNGGQSSRRKASLAGSVAMGLLFSLFCIFGLVIIAIESKKRRQKNDEASTSRDIYIDSRSHSGTMNSNWRLSGTNALSINLAAFEKPLQKLTLGDLVEATNGFHNESLIGSGGFGDVYKATLKDGRVVAIKKLIHVSGQGDREFTAEMETIGKIKHRNLVPLLGYCKIGEERLLMYDFMKFGSLEDVLHDRKKIGIKLNWAARRKIAIGAARGLAFLHHNCIPHIIHRDMKSSNVLVDENLEARVSDFGMARMMSVVDTHLSVSTLAGTPGYVPPEYYQSFRCTTKGDVYSYGVVLLELLTGKPPTDSTDFGEDHNLVGWVKMHTKLKIADVFDPELLKDDPTLELELLEHLKIACACLDDRPSRRPTMLKVMTMFKEIQAGSTVDSKTSSVATGLSDDPGFAVMDMTLKEAKEEKD; from the coding sequence ATGGATTCCCTGCGGCTGGCGATAGCGGCGGCGCTCCTCTTCCTGGCGGcgctcgcggcggcggcggccgcggaCGACGCGCAGCTGCTGGACGACTTCAGGGCGGCGCTGCCCAACCGGGACGCGCTCGACGGCTGGGCCGCGCGCGACGGCGCCTGCAGGTTCCCCGGCGCGGTGTGCCGGGGCGGGCGCCTCACGTCGCTCTCGCTCGCGGCCGTCGCGCTCAATGCCGACTTCCGCGCCGTCGCGAACACCCTGCTGCAGCTCAGCGCCGTCGAGAGGCTCAGCCTCCGcggcgccaacgtcagcggcgcgcTCGCGGCCGCGGCCGGCGCCAGGTGCGGCGGCAAGCTGCAGGAGCTCGACCTCTCCGGAAATGCCGCGCTGCGCGGCTCCGTCGCCGACGTGGCCGCGCTCGCCGGCTCCTGCGCCGGGCTCAGGACGCTGAATCTGTCCGGTGGTGCAGTTGGTGCGGCCAAGGCCgctggcggtggcggtggcgggcAGGGGTTCGCGGCCCTGGACACTCTCGACCTGTCCAGCAACAAGATCGCCGGAGATGCCGACCTCCGCTGGATGGTGGGTGCCGGCCTCGGCTCTGTCCGCTGGCTGGACCTCGCCTGGAACAAGATCTCCGGCGGCCTCTCGGACTTCACCAACTGCTCCGGGCTGCAGTACCTTGACCTGTCCGGCAACCTCATCGCCGGCGATGTCGCCGCCGGGGCACTCTCCGGCTGCCGCAGCCTGAGGGCGCTCAACCTCTCCAGCAACCATCTCGCCGGCGCCTTCCCGCCCAACATCGCCGGCCTCACGTCGCTCACCGCCCTCAACCTCTCCAACAACAACTTCTCTGGCGACGTCCCCGCCGACGCTTTCACCGGCCTACAGCAGCTCCAGTCGCTGTCCCTCTCTTTCAACCACTTCAGTGGCTCCATCCCTGATTCCGTCGCTGCGCTGCCGGACCTCGAGGTGCTCGACCTCAGCTCCAACAACTTCTCCGGCACCATCCCCTCGACCCTCTGCCAAGATCCCAACTCCAGGCTCCGCGTGCTCTACCTTCAGAACAACTATCTCTCCGGCAGCATCCCGGAGGCCGTCTCCAACTGCACCGACCTTGTCTCCCTCGACCTCAGTCTCAACTACATCAACGGCTCCATCCCGGAGTCCCTCGGCGAGCTTGGCCGCCTCCAGGACCTTATCATGTGGCAGAACTTACTGGAGGGCGAGATACCCGCGTCTCTGTCGAGCATTCCCGGCCTGGAGCATCTCATCCTGGACTACAACGGGCTCACCGGCAGTATCCCGCCGGAGCTGGCCAAGTGCAAGCAGCTCAACTGGATATCCTTGGCGAGCAACCGGCTGTCCGGGCCGATCCCCCCGTGGCTCGGGAAGCTCAGCAACTTGGCAATCTTGAAGCTGAGCAACAATTCCTTCACCGGACAGATACCCGCAGAGCTTGGTGACTGCAAGAGCTTGGTGTGGCTGGACCTCAACAGCAACCAACTTAATGGATCAATTCCACCGCAACTGGCAGAGCAGTCGGGGAAGATGACTGTTGGCCTCATTATTGGGCGGCCCTATGTGTATCTTCGCAACGACGAGCTGAGCAGCCAGTGTCGTGGCAAGGGGAGCTTGCTGGAGTTCTCAAGCATCCGATCTGAGGACCTTGGTCGGATGCCGAGCAAGAAGCTGTGCAACTTCACAAGGATGTATATGGGGAGCACAGAGTACACCTTCAACAAGAATGGCTCCATGATATTTCTGGATTTGTCATTTAATCAGCTCGACTCCGAGATACCCAAGGAGCTTGGGAACATGTATTACCTCATGATCATGAATCTTGGGCACAACCTTCTGTCTGGTGCTATCCCAACAGAGCTAGCTGGTGCAAAGAAGCTCGCAGTACTTGACCTTTCATACAACCGGTTGGAAGGGCCGATACCCAGCTCGTTCTCATCACTGTCTTTGTCTGAGATCAATCTGTCGAGTAATCAGCTGAATGGGACAATTCCAGAGCTTGGTTCTCTTGCCACATTCCCAAAGAGCCAGTATGAGAATAACTCCGGTCTGTGTGGCTTTCCACTGACAGCATGCCAGTCGCATACTGGGCAAGGCTCTTCTAACGGTGGCCAATCCAGCCGGAGGAAGGCGTCCCTTGCAGGCAGTGTTGCTATGGGACTCTTGTTCTCGCTCTTCTGCATATTTGGGTTGGTCATCATCGCCATCGAGAGCAAGAAGCGGAGGCAGAAGAATGATGAGGCAAGTACCTCCCGTGATATATACATTGATAGCCGGTCACATTCTGGCACGATGAATTCCAATTGGAGACTCTCCGGGACAAATGCTCTCAGCATCAACCTGGCTGCATTTGAGAAGCCACTGCAGAAACTCACCTTGGGTGATCTCGTTGAGGCCACCAATGGCTTCCACAATGAGAGCTTGATTGGGTCCGGTGGATTTGGTGATGTCTATAAGGCAACGCTCAAGGATGGGAGGGTTGTTGCAATCAAGAAGCTAATACATGTGAGTGGCCAGGGTGACCGGGAGTTCACAGCGGAAATGGAGACCATTGGCAAGATCAAACACCGCAACCTTGTTCCGCTCCTCGGCTACTGCAAGATTGGTGAGGAGCGGCTGCTGATGTATGACTTCATGAAGTTTGGCAGCTTGGAGGATGTGCTGCATGACCGCAAAAAGATTGGGATAAAGCTGAACTGGGCGGCAAGGCGAAAGATTGCAATTGGGGCAGCAAGAGGATTGGCGTTCCTCCACCACAACTGCATTCCACATATCATCCACCGAGACATGAAGTCGAGCAATGTGCTCGTTGATGAGAATCTGGAGGCAAGGGTCTCAGATTTTGGCATGGCGAGGATGATGAGTGTGGTGGACACACACCTGAGCGTGTCCACCCTTGCCGGCACGCCAGGGTATGTGCCACCAGAGTACTACCAGAGCTTCCGGTGCACCACCAAGGGCGATGTGTATAGCTACGGCGTTGTATTGCTGGAGCTGCTCACCGGGAAGCCGCCGACGGATTCAACAGATTTTGGCGAGGACCATAATCTTGTAGGATGGGTGAAGATGCACACAAAGTTGAAGATCGCCGATGTGTTTGACCCGGAGCTGCTGAAGGACGATCCCACCCTGGAGCTGGAGCTGCTGGAGCATCTGAAAATCGCGTGTGCATGCCTGGATGACAGGCCGTCCCGGCGGCCAACGATGCTCAAGGTGATGACGATGTTCAAGGAGATCCAGGCTGGGTCAACGGTGGACTCGAAAACCTCGTCGGTGGCCACCGGGCTGAGCGACGATCCAGGTTTTGCGGTCATGGACATGACCCTCAAGGAAGCCAAGGAGGAGAAAGATTAG